AACTGGTGAATAACTACGATTGGATGAAAGACTTTTCATTCCTCGATTTTGCCCGTACCGTAGGTAAACACATCACCGTGAATTACATGATGGCAAAAGATTCGGTTCAAAAACGTCTGAACGGCGAAGCCAGAGACGGGCTCTCCTTCACCGAATTTACTTATCAGCTTCTACAAGGTTATGATTTCCTGCACCTCTACGAGACCAAGAATTGCAAGTTGCAATTAGGGGGATCCGATCAATGGGGTAATATCACTACCGGAGCGGAACTTATACGCCGCACGAACGGCGGGGAAGTATTCGCCCTCACCTGCCCGCTCGTGACCAAAGCCGACGGAACGAAATTCGGGAAAACCGAATCGGGCAACGTATGGTTGGATGCTCGTTACACCTCCCCTTACAAATTTTATCAGTTCTGGCTGAACGTAAGCGACGAGGATGCCAAACGCTACATCAAAATCTTCACATCGATCTCCAAAGAAGAAATAGAGGCTCTGAGTGCCGAGCACGACGAAGCTCCGCACTTGCGCGTATTGCAAAAACGTCTGGCCAAAGAGGTTACCGTAATGGTACACTCCGAAGCCGATTACGAAGCCGCTGTCGAAGCCTCTAATATACTATTCGGTAACTCGACATCGGAGCAACTCCATAAACTCGACGAAGATACCTTGCTCGCCGTGTTTGAAGGCGTACCCCAATTCGAAATATCTCGCGATACCGTTCTTGGAGGCATTCCGGCCGTAGAGCTGACGACCGAAGTAGCTGCCATATTCCCGTCGAAAGGCGAAATGCGGAA
The sequence above is drawn from the Barnesiella intestinihominis YIT 11860 genome and encodes:
- the tyrS gene encoding tyrosine--tRNA ligase; translated protein: MNFVEELKWRGMVHTMMPGTEELFEKGIVTAYLGIDPTADSLHIGHLCGVMMLRHFQRCGHKPIALLGGATGMIGDPSGKSQERNLLDENTLRHNQECIKKQLSKFLDFDSDAPNHAELVNNYDWMKDFSFLDFARTVGKHITVNYMMAKDSVQKRLNGEARDGLSFTEFTYQLLQGYDFLHLYETKNCKLQLGGSDQWGNITTGAELIRRTNGGEVFALTCPLVTKADGTKFGKTESGNVWLDARYTSPYKFYQFWLNVSDEDAKRYIKIFTSISKEEIEALSAEHDEAPHLRVLQKRLAKEVTVMVHSEADYEAAVEASNILFGNSTSEQLHKLDEDTLLAVFEGVPQFEISRDTVLGGIPAVELTTEVAAIFPSKGEMRKLTQGGGVSINKEKLAAPDTKIDTTYLLNNKYIIVQRGKKNYYLLIAK